In Gammaproteobacteria bacterium, the following proteins share a genomic window:
- the pal gene encoding peptidoglycan-associated lipoprotein Pal, translating to MKLINKLALLALLGMTLTACKQDTVKPEDPTDKPEVIETDDTDNLTTYMFNGQSFKDICCDPEDLNNAESLLSQRIIKFAYDQSTVEAEYQDLINIHARYLSANPTAKMVLEGHADERGTPEYNLALGERRGQSVANLMKAQGASDSQISVVSFGEEKPVALCNDESCWSENRRVRIVYTAK from the coding sequence ATGAAATTAATAAATAAGTTAGCTCTGTTGGCATTGTTAGGCATGACTTTAACGGCATGTAAACAAGATACAGTCAAGCCTGAAGATCCTACTGATAAGCCGGAAGTGATTGAAACAGATGATACTGATAATCTAACAACCTATATGTTTAATGGTCAATCGTTTAAAGATATTTGTTGCGATCCTGAAGATTTAAACAATGCTGAAAGTTTGCTCTCACAAAGAATTATCAAATTTGCTTATGATCAATCAACGGTTGAAGCTGAGTACCAAGACTTGATTAACATCCATGCACGTTATTTAAGTGCGAATCCAACTGCCAAAATGGTTCTGGAAGGTCATGCTGATGAACGTGGTACGCCGGAATATAACTTGGCTTTGGGTGAAAGACGTGGTCAATCCGTTGCTAATTTGATGAAAGCACAAGGTGCTTCTGACAGCCAAATTTCAGTGGTGAGTTTTGGTGAAGAGAAGCCGGTTGCTCTTTGTAACGATGAATCTTGCTGGTCAGAAAACAGAAGAGTCAGAATCGTTTACACTGCCAAATAA